The stretch of DNA CGGCAATGTGATGGGCCACAATGCCCCCTGGGTTGAATGGATCAAACCCTTCGGGGCCCCAAGCCGGAGCCACAGGCTGAATGCTGCCCGTCACCCCGTAGGGATCGGACACCCACATTCCAGGGCCAAAGAGACCCGTGAGGTGGAATGCACCAAAGCCAAAGCACAGTAGACCAGAAAGGAATAGATGAATCCCAAACATTTTAGGTAAGTCTAGTGCTGCTTCGCCCGTCCGAGGGTCTCTAAACAGCTCTAGATCCCAAAATACCCAGTGCCAACAGGCAGCTAGGAATAGCAGACCAGAAAGAATGATATGGGCGGCTGCTACCCCTTCAAATGACCAAAACCCTGGATCAACACCCGTTTCACCGGTGATGCTCCATCCACCCCAAGAACCCGTAACCCCTAGGCGTGCCATGAAGGGCATGACGAACATGCCTTGCCGCCACATGGGGTTGAGAACTGGGTCGCTTGGATCAAAGATCGCTAGCTCATATAGAGCCATCGATCCAGCCCAGCCTGCCACAAGAGCCGTATGCATCAAATGCACAGAAATCAGACGACCTGGATCGTTCAGGACGACTGTATGTACGCGGTACCAAGGTAGTCCCATCGACTACGCTCCTCCTAATTCGTGTTTCAACGCTTCCTTCAGGTTTATCCTAATCGGTTTGCCGATTATGCTCACGCAGTACCCATTGTAGGCATAGTGTGAACGTGCAATCGAGCAGCCGGCATACTTGCCGGCTAGTTCTTGAAGCGACCTGCCCCAAGCTCTAAACCAGTTTGACAAGACGTTTGTGAAAATGAAAGTGTATAAAGAAGTGTTCCATAAATCGCCTCCATATGGCAAGGAGGAACATGTACCAAAGCAGACTTATTCTGGGGTTTTCTCCGATCGCGACGGGGCGATCGCTTCTCTAACTTGCGGTAGTTCTCTTACCCACCGTAGGGTTGGGTGAGTATCACCCCGCAGTTCCTGCTACCTAATGTAGATTCTACGGGGTTTTCGGGATTCTGACCTTGGTGGCTTCAGATCGTCTTTGAGATGGCTTGGCGATCGTGAGCATCAGCCAAGGAAGCATATATCACTAGGCGATAGGGTGTATGAGTCGATGGATCCTCGGCAAAATCTGAATGAATGTTACTTAACTTAATAAACTGTCGGGCAGGGCTAGACCGATTGATCCAGGAATGGGGCCGTCAACCATCTTTGGGGGCAGTATCTTTGGGGGTGACAAAGCGATTGGCGACGGTTTCTGGTTGGATAGCCGATAAAATAACGTGCCCAAAATCCATAACAATCACGGCCCTTGTGCGGCGACCATAGGTGGCATCGACCAACTGTCCCCGTTCTCGGGCGTCTGTAATTAAGCGTTTAATGGGAGCAGATTCGGGGCTAACGATCGCCACGACTCGATTGGCAGAGACAATATTGCCAAATCCGATATTAATGAGCCGAATATCCATAGGGTTAGGTGGCTTGCTAGCCGATAGAGCAGAACGAGGCACCTGCGGGTGCATGATCAGCCGATGGGTGATGGTTTCCGCCTGCAGTGCAGACAGGGTCAGATGCCATGTTCCTGGAGCTGGCACGGTGCGATCGCACATCTTGGGTGGGTTGATCGTCCAAGGATCGAGCAGGTGGCTGATGATCACGGTACGAGGCGATCGCCCCTGGGTGGCATGGGTCAACTGAGCCTGATCACGGGCGTGATGGATGAGTCGTCGAATGGGAGCTGAGTCAGCATCGACAATGGCGATCAGTTGCCCTGCTGCCATTGTGTGATCAAATCCTAGGTTGATCAATTGTCCAGTCATAGAAAAAACATGGTGGTGCCTAGGGACTAGGGGATGGTGCTAGAGGATGGGGTGACTACTTCACAACGGCTGCTATGTGCATGATCGGTGTGCTGCGTTGCCATCGTAGCAGTGGGGATATGATCTAGGGGATAGGTCGCTTGAGTCTAAGCTAGCCCTCAACATAACCACATCCTAGGGGTTAAAACGACTTGAGAATCCTAAAAAACAACAAAAATCCAGGATTCTCTTAGAAAATCCAGGATCTCATAAACTTTTTATAGATTTCATGGGGCGTGGTCGTTGGGGCCGCAGGGGTGGCGATAGACTGGAGGCTGGGCGTGATGGTGCAACATACTGGGTTGTGGGCACGAATGCTGGCTGCTCAGCTAGATGGTTGCCCACCCAAGCGTTGAGCCCTAGGTGATGGCTAGCTGCCGTGCCTCGGTGCGGTGCCCTAGGTGATGGATAGAACTGACGAGGGATAGGGCTGTGCAACCGGTAGATTTGACGACATTGACGGCGGTTTGTGCTGAGTTGCGAGATGGCTGGCTGCCGGCGCGCCTAGAGCAGGTCTATCAACGCGATCGCCATATGGTTTCCCTAGCCCTGCGCACCCTAGAGGGCCGGAGTTGGCTGAATATTTGCTGGCATCCGCAGGCCGCCCACCTCTGCCTAGGCGGCCCACCGCCGCGGACGCCGGATACTTTTACCTTCAGTCAGCAGCTTAAGCATCAATTGGGTGGTTTGGCGTTGGTTGCCGTTGACCTGATTCATCCCTGGGAACGGGTGGTGGATTTTCAGTTTGCCCAGCGTCCGGGGGAGCCGCCTTTGTGGCATCTCTACGTGGAGATTATGGGCAAATATAGCAATGCAATTTTGACCCATGCCGATCAAACTATTGTCACCGCTGCCCATCAGGTGAGTCGGCAGCAGTCCAGCGTGCGTCCGATTCAAACCGGACAGCCCTACGAGATGCCGCCTCGCATGTTGGAAGATGCGCCGTCACGGCAGGAATCGCTAGACGACTGGCGCGATCGCCTTTGTTTGATTCCCGGTCCCCTCAAGCGCAATCTGATGAAGGTCTATTGTGGGCTGAGTTCTAATCTAGTTGTGTCGATGCTGGAGATGGCGGATCTGTCCCTAGACTGCACCACTGATGACCTGACCCTTGCAGACTGGCAGCGGCTGTATGAGCGATGGCAAGAATGGCTCCAGTCCTTGCACCAGGAACGGTTTAAGCCGGGATGGCGATCGCAGGGCTATACGGTGATGGGCTGGGGGGTAGTGCAACCTGCTAGTAGCGTCCAGGCGTTGCTTGATCAGTACTACACCGATCAGCGTAATCAGCAGATTTTCGACCAACTGCGCCATCAGATCTCCCAGCGGATCCTCACGCTACAGAAAAAGCTCAATCATAAGGTGCAGGATTTTCAGAGTCGTCTCGTCCTGTCAGAGGAAGCCGATCGCGATCGCCAATGGGCTGATTTGCTGATGGCCTATGGGCATGAATGGCAACCTGGCATGACCCAGATTCTCCTGCCTGATTTTGAAACCCATGAACCGATCGCCATTCCCCTCAATCCTCAGAAAACGGGGGTGCAAAATGCCCAATTGCTCTACAAACGTCATCAAAAATTGAAGCGATCGCGGGAGGCGATCGCCCCCCTGCTGGCCGAGGCCCAGGGCGACGTGGCCTACCTTGATCAACTGGAGGTAGCGATCGCTCAATTAGACGCCTACCGGGAGCCTACGGATCTCAGTGCCCTGGAAGATATTTATGAAGAACTGAGCCAGCAAGGCTACATCAAGGATCCTCGCCGTCGCGATCGCGCTGCCAGTGCCCCTGACCCCGAAAGCTTTCATCGCTACCGCAGCCCCAGCGGCTTTGATGTGTTGGTGGGACGCAATAATCGCCAAAACGATGACCTCACCAGCCGTCTTGCTACCGACTATGACCTGTGGTTTCACACCCAGCAAATTCCCGGCAGCCATGTGCTTTTGCGTCTAGATGCGGGCAGAGTT from Leptolyngbya sp. CCY15150 encodes:
- a CDS encoding NFACT RNA binding domain-containing protein, with amino-acid sequence MQPVDLTTLTAVCAELRDGWLPARLEQVYQRDRHMVSLALRTLEGRSWLNICWHPQAAHLCLGGPPPRTPDTFTFSQQLKHQLGGLALVAVDLIHPWERVVDFQFAQRPGEPPLWHLYVEIMGKYSNAILTHADQTIVTAAHQVSRQQSSVRPIQTGQPYEMPPRMLEDAPSRQESLDDWRDRLCLIPGPLKRNLMKVYCGLSSNLVVSMLEMADLSLDCTTDDLTLADWQRLYERWQEWLQSLHQERFKPGWRSQGYTVMGWGVVQPASSVQALLDQYYTDQRNQQIFDQLRHQISQRILTLQKKLNHKVQDFQSRLVLSEEADRDRQWADLLMAYGHEWQPGMTQILLPDFETHEPIAIPLNPQKTGVQNAQLLYKRHQKLKRSREAIAPLLAEAQGDVAYLDQLEVAIAQLDAYREPTDLSALEDIYEELSQQGYIKDPRRRDRAASAPDPESFHRYRSPSGFDVLVGRNNRQNDDLTSRLATDYDLWFHTQQIPGSHVLLRLDAGRVADDADLQFTANIAAYYSRARQSDQAPVVYTAPKHVYKPKGAKPGTVIYKHETVIWGYPQRVSSSAIVRMP
- a CDS encoding DUF370 domain-containing protein, whose amino-acid sequence is MDIRLINIGFGNIVSANRVVAIVSPESAPIKRLITDARERGQLVDATYGRRTRAVIVMDFGHVILSAIQPETVANRFVTPKDTAPKDG